One genomic window of Haloarchaeobius salinus includes the following:
- a CDS encoding DUF7122 family protein encodes MTGNDGQRFDRLPATEDDREVDGRATREEVLDWWENRFDIPADTFENHTFWEKGAGKIWIFGGDVPTPISVEGLGMTFLRTRQEHWKPTTDAVQRFGRLATTNVFELTDEQAERFVAGEDQEIPYDGDWGYVIAAHEIAGEREPIGVGLYVYGELKSTVPKGRQRSV; translated from the coding sequence ATGACCGGGAACGACGGCCAGCGGTTCGACCGTCTCCCCGCCACCGAGGACGACCGCGAGGTCGACGGACGGGCCACCCGCGAGGAGGTCCTCGACTGGTGGGAGAATCGGTTCGACATCCCCGCCGACACTTTCGAGAACCACACGTTCTGGGAGAAGGGCGCGGGCAAGATATGGATCTTCGGGGGCGACGTACCCACCCCGATCTCGGTCGAGGGCCTCGGGATGACGTTCCTCCGCACCCGTCAAGAGCACTGGAAGCCGACGACCGACGCGGTCCAGCGATTCGGCCGGCTCGCCACGACGAACGTGTTCGAGCTCACCGACGAGCAGGCGGAACGCTTCGTCGCCGGCGAGGACCAGGAGATACCGTACGACGGCGACTGGGGCTACGTCATCGCCGCCCACGAGATCGCCGGCGAACGCGAGCCGATCGGCGTCGGGCTCTACGTCTACGGCGAACTCAAGTCGACGGTGCCGAAGGGTCGGCAGCGCTCGGTCTGA
- a CDS encoding CPBP family intramembrane glutamic endopeptidase, whose product MTETPPATGPVRTVLAATGLTVLAIVVSTLVGVVFLVPSLALGLDVETTLGLLLLTAAGQIGFLAFAVLYARQRGLPVPVRVPTAREAGLALGGTLVALVLATGLSVLLAALDLVPGSVIEESGTIDPNFFLGVAVLSVLIVAPAEEYLFRGVVQGRLRETFGPVGAVVGSSLLFGSVHLANYTGSVEQVVAGALLIAGTGAVLGALYEWTDNLTVPIVTHALYNVVLAGTAYVTATAA is encoded by the coding sequence GTGACAGAAACACCTCCCGCAACCGGCCCGGTACGCACCGTCCTCGCGGCGACGGGGCTGACGGTGCTCGCCATCGTCGTCTCGACGCTCGTCGGCGTCGTCTTCCTCGTCCCGTCGCTCGCACTCGGCCTCGACGTGGAGACGACGCTCGGACTGCTCCTGCTGACGGCCGCGGGGCAGATCGGCTTCCTCGCCTTCGCCGTGCTGTACGCCCGGCAGCGTGGTCTCCCGGTTCCGGTCCGCGTGCCCACCGCCCGCGAGGCGGGCCTCGCGCTGGGCGGCACGCTCGTCGCGCTCGTACTCGCGACCGGGCTCTCGGTGCTGCTCGCCGCCCTCGACCTCGTGCCGGGCTCGGTCATCGAGGAGAGCGGGACCATCGACCCGAACTTCTTCCTCGGCGTCGCCGTCCTGTCGGTCCTCATCGTCGCACCCGCCGAGGAGTACCTGTTCCGTGGTGTCGTCCAGGGCCGGCTCCGCGAGACGTTCGGCCCGGTCGGCGCGGTCGTCGGGTCCAGCCTGCTGTTCGGCTCGGTCCACCTCGCGAACTACACCGGCTCCGTCGAGCAGGTCGTCGCTGGCGCGCTGCTCATCGCCGGCACCGGGGCCGTCCTCGGCGCGCTGTACGAGTGGACCGACAACCTCACCGTCCCCATCGTCACCCACGCGCTCTACAACGTCGTCCTCGCCGGGACGGCCTACGTGACTGCCACCGCCGCGTAG
- a CDS encoding spore germination protein GerW family protein, giving the protein MSEHSSEHEASTDGGAPPETLRSAGGIITGLLDRVTESAAVDAVYGEPVEAQGRTVISVAKVAYGFGAGSGTGSSGEAEGDDEDPEASESGGGGGAAASPVGVVEVTEDGTRFVRFDDRRKLAVGAVLGLALGYLLGRRRRGGD; this is encoded by the coding sequence ATGAGCGAGCACTCCAGCGAGCACGAGGCATCGACCGACGGGGGCGCGCCCCCCGAGACGTTGCGGTCGGCGGGCGGCATCATCACGGGGTTGCTGGACCGGGTGACCGAGTCCGCCGCGGTCGACGCGGTGTACGGCGAGCCCGTCGAGGCGCAGGGCCGGACGGTGATCTCGGTCGCGAAGGTGGCCTACGGCTTCGGCGCGGGGAGTGGGACCGGGAGTTCCGGGGAAGCAGAGGGTGACGACGAGGACCCGGAAGCCAGCGAGAGCGGTGGCGGCGGTGGCGCGGCGGCCAGCCCCGTCGGCGTGGTCGAGGTGACGGAGGACGGCACGCGGTTCGTGCGGTTCGACGACCGCCGAAAGCTCGCGGTCGGTGCCGTCCTCGGACTCGCGCTGGGCTACCTGCTCGGGCGGCGACGGCGCGGCGGCGACTGA
- a CDS encoding DUF790 family protein, which produces MLTKDLLRVSRAGGGYHPQFAGPEHEALAARTLGVFQGHVDEQWGDLQDALAELEADAPDFKLVRGFAKLLERETTLETRAPVEPPQARRAAFEAAEEVGVVTTAERDDALARAAADRGVAPDELAASLYADLEDRQVLASVDAPWSPAELVAQYNLSLAQTALFDATEIRVRSSDPKALVSAVKRLRLMYEIHRTDGGREVVVTGPDALFRRSRRYGTRFARLLRTVAKTDDWRLAATIDDRGTERELVLTDEDPVRVPGTEPVTEVEFDSEVERDVATRFESLGLDWDIVREPEPLATGSRVMIPDFAFDWLPGDDEFRVYFEVMGFWTPEYVAKKLSQLDDLEDVEMLVAVDESLGVGEEIAAMDHRVITYSGSIRVKDVRDALRRYEGELVAAAAGELPDALVPDDDVVTLSALADRHGVSESAVEGKSFPEHERVGRTLVRQAVLDAVGERVEAGMGLDEAETVLDEFGLDDAGATLSRLGYRVEWAGLDGGTVRVADADEE; this is translated from the coding sequence ATGCTGACGAAGGACCTGCTCCGGGTGTCACGCGCCGGCGGCGGCTACCACCCGCAGTTCGCCGGCCCGGAGCACGAGGCGCTCGCGGCACGCACCCTCGGCGTGTTCCAGGGCCACGTCGACGAGCAGTGGGGCGACCTGCAGGACGCACTCGCCGAGCTGGAGGCCGACGCACCCGACTTCAAGCTCGTCCGCGGGTTCGCGAAGCTCCTCGAACGGGAGACGACGCTGGAGACGCGCGCGCCGGTCGAACCGCCGCAGGCCCGGCGGGCCGCGTTCGAGGCCGCCGAGGAGGTGGGCGTCGTCACCACCGCCGAGCGCGACGACGCACTCGCACGGGCGGCGGCCGACCGTGGCGTCGCTCCCGACGAGCTCGCCGCGTCGCTGTACGCCGACCTCGAGGACCGGCAGGTGCTCGCGAGCGTCGACGCGCCGTGGTCTCCGGCCGAACTCGTCGCCCAGTACAACCTCTCGCTCGCGCAGACGGCGCTGTTCGATGCGACCGAGATCAGGGTGCGCTCGTCGGACCCGAAGGCACTCGTCTCGGCGGTCAAGCGCCTCCGGCTCATGTACGAGATCCACCGGACCGACGGCGGCCGCGAGGTCGTCGTCACCGGCCCCGACGCGCTCTTTCGCCGGTCGCGCCGCTACGGCACCCGCTTCGCCCGGCTGCTCCGGACCGTCGCGAAGACCGACGACTGGCGGCTGGCCGCGACCATCGACGACCGCGGCACCGAGCGGGAGCTGGTGCTCACCGACGAGGACCCCGTTCGAGTGCCCGGCACGGAGCCGGTCACCGAGGTCGAGTTCGACAGCGAGGTCGAGCGCGACGTGGCGACGCGGTTCGAGTCGCTCGGGCTGGACTGGGATATCGTCCGGGAGCCCGAGCCGCTCGCGACCGGCTCGCGGGTGATGATCCCGGACTTCGCGTTCGACTGGCTCCCGGGCGACGACGAGTTCCGCGTGTACTTCGAGGTGATGGGGTTCTGGACGCCCGAGTACGTCGCGAAGAAGCTCTCACAGCTCGACGATCTGGAGGATGTGGAGATGCTCGTCGCGGTCGACGAGTCGCTCGGCGTCGGCGAGGAGATCGCCGCGATGGACCACCGCGTCATCACCTACTCGGGATCCATCCGGGTGAAGGACGTCCGCGACGCGCTTCGACGCTACGAGGGCGAACTGGTGGCGGCCGCGGCCGGGGAGCTACCGGACGCACTCGTCCCGGACGACGACGTGGTGACGCTGTCGGCACTCGCGGACCGCCACGGCGTCAGCGAGAGTGCCGTCGAGGGGAAGTCCTTCCCCGAGCACGAGCGCGTCGGACGGACGCTCGTGCGGCAGGCGGTGCTCGACGCGGTGGGCGAGCGCGTCGAGGCCGGGATGGGGCTCGACGAGGCGGAGACGGTGCTCGACGAGTTCGGGCTGGACGACGCGGGTGCGACGCTCTCGCGGCTCGGCTATCGAGTCGAGTGGGCCGGGCTCGACGGGGGGACGGTTCGGGTGGCCGACGCCGACGAGGAGTGA
- a CDS encoding AMP-binding protein: MESLEDVSEVAFEPSQEFVESTNVWQFMQEYDIADYDELVERTTSEADGFDQSGVDWFWDELVDYLGIEFYEEYDTIRDDSEGPQFTDWYPGGEINIAHNVVDRHAAADNETRNKVATIWEGEDGEVREVTYHELARQSNQVANYLESVGVGTGDTVGLYMPMVPEVVSILYGCFKVGAIAVPIFSGFGVDATATRISDSECSVLFTGDGFYRRGGEVRLKGAADDAIEEAGHVEHTVVYERLGLVSSEEESIEWKRRDDTWAEAIEGQSDEYDSKSLDSSQESMLLYSSGTTGKPKGIVHTHAGVQLQCAKELYFGFDLKPSDRFFWVSDIGWMMGPWTLIGNHTFGNTVFMYEGAPDHPEPDRFWEMIDRHGLTQFGISPTAIRALRKHGDEWVEKHDLSSLRILGSTGEPWDPESWQWFLETVGGGEAPIINISGGTEICGCFLMPMPINDLKPCTLGGPGLGMDIDIVDSSGESIRDTHERGFLVARDSCPSMTKSLWSGDERYLEEYWSSWEDLWDHGDWAQKDEDGFWFLHGRADDALNVAGRKVGPAEVEGALMDHDAVNQAAAVGAPDDTTGTAVVTYVILEDGYEETDELRDELRAQVGEELGKPFRPREVLFVDEFPKTQSGKIIRRAIEATYQGEDLGDMSSIENPAALERLEDAR; encoded by the coding sequence ATGGAATCCCTGGAAGACGTATCCGAGGTGGCGTTCGAACCGTCACAGGAGTTCGTCGAGTCGACGAACGTCTGGCAGTTCATGCAGGAGTACGACATCGCGGACTACGACGAACTCGTCGAGCGGACGACGTCGGAGGCCGACGGCTTCGACCAGTCCGGCGTCGACTGGTTCTGGGACGAGCTCGTCGACTACCTCGGAATCGAGTTCTACGAGGAGTACGACACGATCCGGGACGACAGCGAGGGGCCGCAGTTCACGGACTGGTACCCCGGTGGCGAGATAAACATCGCGCACAACGTCGTGGACCGACACGCGGCCGCCGACAACGAGACGCGAAACAAGGTCGCGACCATCTGGGAGGGCGAGGACGGCGAGGTGCGCGAGGTCACGTACCACGAGCTGGCCCGGCAGTCCAACCAGGTGGCGAACTACCTGGAGTCGGTCGGCGTGGGGACTGGCGACACGGTCGGGCTGTACATGCCGATGGTGCCGGAGGTCGTCTCCATCCTCTACGGCTGTTTCAAGGTGGGCGCAATCGCGGTGCCCATCTTCTCGGGCTTCGGCGTGGACGCGACGGCGACGCGCATCTCGGACTCGGAGTGCTCGGTGCTCTTCACGGGCGACGGCTTCTACCGCCGCGGCGGCGAGGTCCGGCTGAAGGGTGCGGCCGACGACGCCATCGAGGAGGCGGGCCACGTCGAGCACACGGTCGTCTACGAGCGTCTCGGCCTCGTCAGCAGCGAGGAGGAGTCCATCGAGTGGAAGCGCCGGGACGACACCTGGGCGGAGGCCATCGAGGGCCAGTCCGACGAGTACGACTCGAAGTCGCTCGATTCGAGCCAGGAGTCGATGCTGCTGTACTCCTCGGGGACGACGGGCAAGCCGAAGGGCATCGTCCACACCCACGCGGGCGTCCAGCTGCAGTGTGCCAAGGAGCTGTACTTCGGCTTCGACCTCAAACCCAGCGACCGCTTCTTCTGGGTGAGCGACATCGGTTGGATGATGGGGCCGTGGACGCTCATCGGCAACCACACGTTCGGCAACACGGTCTTCATGTACGAGGGCGCGCCGGACCACCCCGAGCCCGACCGCTTCTGGGAGATGATAGACCGCCACGGACTCACCCAGTTCGGCATCTCGCCGACGGCCATCCGCGCCCTGCGCAAGCACGGCGACGAGTGGGTGGAGAAGCACGACCTCTCCAGCCTGCGCATCCTCGGCTCCACCGGCGAGCCGTGGGACCCCGAGTCCTGGCAGTGGTTCCTCGAGACGGTCGGCGGCGGTGAGGCACCCATCATCAACATCTCCGGCGGCACCGAGATCTGTGGCTGCTTCCTCATGCCGATGCCCATCAACGACCTCAAGCCCTGCACGCTCGGCGGGCCGGGCCTGGGCATGGACATCGACATCGTGGACTCGTCGGGTGAGTCCATCAGAGACACCCACGAACGCGGCTTCCTCGTCGCGCGCGACTCCTGTCCCAGCATGACGAAGAGCCTCTGGTCGGGCGACGAACGCTACCTCGAGGAGTACTGGTCCTCGTGGGAGGACCTCTGGGACCACGGCGACTGGGCGCAGAAGGACGAGGACGGCTTCTGGTTCCTCCACGGCCGCGCCGACGACGCGCTCAACGTGGCGGGCCGGAAGGTCGGCCCCGCCGAGGTCGAGGGCGCGCTGATGGACCACGACGCGGTGAACCAGGCCGCCGCCGTCGGTGCTCCCGACGACACCACCGGCACGGCCGTCGTCACCTACGTCATCCTCGAGGACGGCTACGAGGAGACCGACGAGCTCCGCGACGAACTCCGCGCGCAGGTCGGCGAGGAGCTCGGCAAGCCGTTCCGCCCGCGCGAGGTGCTGTTCGTCGACGAGTTCCCGAAGACCCAGTCCGGGAAGATCATCCGCCGGGCCATCGAGGCGACGTACCAGGGCGAGGACCTCGGCGACATGAGCAGCATCGAGAACCCGGCGGCGCTGGAGCGACTCGAGGACGCGCGGTAA
- a CDS encoding nucleotide exchange factor GrpE, whose protein sequence is MDEDEDTEQSPPDQGSTAADEPPESPPEEAEEPTDDAAVDEEQTAEASAEADAPDAGTSEAAQATATEGDSATDEDADTEAAGTDAESVGSPVGEDLVGRASQYDEDLGAEVAALVERAFELKDDTDDLRRRVDELEAEVDELEDEREDLKQRLVRKQADFKNYKERAKKKQDQIRERATEDLVERLLPVRDNLTRALEQEGEDADIREGVEATLRDFDRVLEEENVEEIVPAAGDDVDPQRHEVMVRVDSELPEGDIVDVYRPGYEMAEKVIQTAQVTVSNGADHEPEEEAVALGGEVEADDDGSAADGAAAEVSEVAADDDAESAEGEDDTVAEEEATTGDNRH, encoded by the coding sequence ATGGACGAAGACGAGGATACGGAGCAGTCGCCCCCTGATCAGGGGTCGACAGCCGCAGACGAGCCACCGGAGTCGCCACCGGAGGAGGCCGAGGAACCCACCGATGACGCGGCGGTCGACGAGGAGCAGACCGCCGAGGCGTCGGCCGAGGCAGACGCGCCGGACGCCGGCACGTCCGAGGCCGCGCAGGCGACGGCTACCGAGGGTGACTCTGCGACGGACGAGGACGCGGACACCGAAGCGGCGGGGACGGACGCCGAGTCCGTCGGCTCCCCGGTGGGCGAGGACCTCGTCGGCCGCGCCAGTCAGTACGACGAGGACCTCGGTGCGGAGGTCGCCGCGCTCGTCGAGCGCGCGTTCGAGCTGAAGGACGACACGGACGACCTCCGACGCCGCGTCGACGAACTGGAGGCGGAGGTGGACGAGCTCGAGGACGAGCGCGAGGACCTGAAACAGCGCCTCGTGCGGAAGCAGGCCGACTTCAAGAACTACAAGGAGCGCGCGAAGAAGAAGCAGGACCAGATCCGAGAGCGCGCCACCGAGGACCTCGTCGAGCGCCTCCTTCCGGTCCGGGACAACCTCACCCGGGCGCTGGAACAGGAGGGCGAGGACGCGGACATCCGCGAGGGTGTCGAGGCGACGCTGCGCGACTTCGACCGCGTGCTGGAGGAGGAGAACGTCGAGGAGATCGTCCCGGCGGCGGGCGACGACGTCGACCCGCAGCGCCACGAGGTGATGGTGCGTGTCGACAGCGAGCTCCCCGAGGGCGACATCGTCGACGTCTACCGACCGGGCTACGAGATGGCCGAGAAGGTCATCCAGACCGCGCAGGTCACGGTGAGCAACGGGGCCGACCACGAGCCCGAGGAGGAGGCCGTCGCACTCGGCGGTGAGGTCGAGGCGGACGACGACGGGTCGGCCGCGGACGGCGCGGCGGCGGAGGTCTCGGAGGTGGCGGCGGACGACGACGCGGAGTCGGCCGAGGGTGAGGACGACACGGTGGCGGAAGAGGAAGCCACCACCGGTGACAACCGACACTGA
- a CDS encoding DEAD/DEAH box helicase family protein, translating into MTVSLRYEDGTLRVDGDGLDEIPHVEYDDRSDSGRAPAHRYAAVRDWLDRHGRTVDDGVLSLDPVPDLHSDYELRSYQQDALDAWSEGGVTDGTNGDGPLPNRGCIELPTGSGKTVVAIGAIERLRTPTLVVVPTLDLVHQWRTELEREFDLPVGQFGGGEQREEVLTVSTYDSAYLKAEDIGDRFGLVVFDEVHHLGGEGYRDIGRLLAAPARMGLTATFERPDDAHEAVAGLAGPLVYRLSADDLAGDHLASYDVKRLTVELTAEERERYEEHQSTFTDYLARSNIRFTSGSDYQELVKRSGTDPEAREALLAKQRARRIMMGSQAKVDALADILDDHRDDRVIVFTAHNALAYDISERFLVPTITHETGTHERRDVLEKFRDGTYSRVVTSNVLDEGVDVPDANVAVILSGSGSEREFTQRLGRILRPKSDGGRALLYELVSAETAEERVASRRRS; encoded by the coding sequence GTGACGGTCTCGCTCCGCTACGAAGACGGTACGCTCCGGGTGGACGGCGACGGACTCGACGAGATCCCGCACGTCGAGTACGACGACCGGAGCGACTCCGGCCGCGCGCCAGCGCACCGCTACGCCGCGGTTCGCGACTGGCTCGACCGCCACGGCCGCACGGTCGACGACGGCGTGCTCTCCCTCGACCCCGTCCCCGACCTCCACTCCGACTACGAGCTCCGCAGCTACCAGCAGGACGCCCTCGACGCCTGGAGCGAGGGGGGAGTGACGGACGGCACGAACGGCGACGGTCCGCTCCCGAACCGTGGCTGCATCGAGCTCCCGACGGGCAGCGGCAAGACCGTCGTCGCCATCGGTGCCATCGAGCGACTCCGGACGCCGACGCTCGTCGTCGTGCCGACGCTCGACCTCGTCCACCAGTGGCGGACCGAGCTCGAACGCGAGTTCGACCTCCCCGTCGGCCAGTTCGGCGGCGGCGAACAGCGCGAGGAGGTGCTGACGGTCTCCACCTACGACTCGGCGTACCTCAAGGCCGAGGACATCGGCGACCGTTTCGGGCTCGTGGTCTTCGACGAGGTCCACCACCTCGGCGGCGAGGGCTACCGCGACATCGGTCGACTGCTCGCCGCGCCCGCCCGGATGGGCCTCACCGCGACGTTCGAGCGGCCGGACGACGCCCACGAGGCGGTCGCGGGGCTCGCCGGTCCGCTCGTCTACCGACTCTCCGCCGACGATCTCGCCGGCGACCACCTCGCCAGCTACGACGTGAAGCGTCTCACCGTCGAACTCACCGCCGAAGAGCGCGAGCGCTACGAGGAGCACCAGTCCACGTTCACCGACTACCTCGCCCGCAGCAACATCCGGTTCACCAGCGGGAGCGACTACCAGGAGCTCGTCAAGCGTTCCGGCACGGACCCCGAGGCTCGCGAGGCGCTGCTGGCGAAACAGCGCGCCCGGCGCATCATGATGGGCAGCCAGGCGAAGGTCGACGCGCTCGCCGACATCCTCGACGACCACCGCGACGACCGCGTCATCGTCTTCACCGCACACAACGCCCTGGCCTACGACATCTCGGAGCGGTTCCTCGTTCCGACCATCACGCACGAGACCGGGACGCACGAGCGCCGCGACGTGCTCGAGAAGTTCCGTGACGGCACCTACTCCCGTGTGGTCACCTCGAACGTCCTCGACGAGGGCGTCGACGTGCCCGACGCGAACGTCGCCGTCATCCTCTCGGGCAGCGGGAGCGAGCGGGAGTTCACCCAGCGGCTCGGGCGCATCCTGCGACCGAAATCCGACGGCGGTCGCGCGCTACTCTACGAACTCGTCAGCGCCGAGACCGCGGAGGAGCGCGTCGCGAGCCGCCGTCGAAGCTAG
- the dnaJ gene encoding molecular chaperone DnaJ — translation MSEDFYDVLGVGRDASEDEIKQAYRKKAAEYHPDVSDAEDAEEKFKQVKKAKEVLTDDQKRQAYDRLGHERFEQAEKRGGFDQGAGGGAGGFGGGRGGDPFGGQGGMGGINDIFEQFFGGGQGGQRGRDRGPQPGRDLRTQITLDLEEVYEGVEKQVTISRPAHCDTCEGEGHPPDADVETCPECNGQGRVTRVQQTPLGRVQQTQTCHRCEGEGELYDEQCADCGGDGVVAEEASLSVEIPPGVQNGQTIRMGGEGAVGDPGAPRGDLIIEVSVADHEDFEREGDDLYYRLAISFPQAVFGDTVEIETLGGRVELDIPEGTQSGETFRLRGKGMPHLRRRGEGDLFVQAHVVTPSDLNEEQREALEAFAEAGGEDIEVKKGFFEKIESFF, via the coding sequence ATGAGTGAGGACTTCTACGACGTTCTCGGTGTCGGCAGGGACGCGTCCGAGGACGAGATCAAGCAGGCCTACCGGAAGAAGGCCGCCGAGTACCACCCGGACGTGTCCGACGCGGAGGACGCAGAGGAGAAGTTCAAGCAGGTGAAGAAGGCGAAGGAGGTCCTCACCGACGACCAGAAGCGCCAGGCGTACGACCGCCTCGGCCACGAGCGCTTCGAGCAGGCCGAGAAGCGCGGCGGCTTCGACCAGGGTGCTGGCGGTGGCGCTGGCGGCTTCGGCGGCGGTCGCGGTGGGGACCCCTTCGGCGGCCAGGGCGGCATGGGCGGCATCAACGACATCTTCGAGCAGTTCTTCGGCGGCGGCCAGGGCGGCCAGCGCGGACGCGACCGCGGTCCACAGCCCGGCCGCGACCTCCGCACGCAGATCACCCTCGACCTCGAGGAGGTGTACGAGGGCGTCGAGAAGCAGGTGACCATCTCACGGCCCGCGCACTGCGACACGTGCGAGGGCGAGGGCCACCCGCCGGACGCCGACGTCGAGACCTGCCCCGAGTGCAACGGCCAGGGCCGGGTCACCCGCGTCCAGCAGACGCCGCTCGGGCGCGTGCAGCAGACCCAGACCTGCCACCGGTGCGAGGGCGAGGGAGAACTGTACGACGAGCAGTGCGCGGACTGCGGCGGCGACGGCGTCGTCGCCGAGGAGGCCTCCCTCTCAGTCGAGATCCCCCCCGGCGTGCAGAACGGCCAGACCATCCGCATGGGTGGCGAGGGTGCGGTCGGGGACCCCGGCGCGCCGCGTGGCGACCTCATCATCGAGGTCAGCGTCGCCGACCACGAGGACTTCGAGCGCGAGGGCGACGACCTCTACTACCGGCTGGCCATCTCCTTCCCGCAGGCCGTCTTCGGCGACACCGTCGAGATCGAGACCCTCGGCGGCCGCGTCGAGCTCGACATCCCCGAGGGCACCCAGAGCGGCGAGACCTTCCGCCTGCGCGGCAAGGGCATGCCCCACCTGCGGCGGCGGGGCGAGGGCGACCTGTTCGTCCAGGCCCACGTGGTGACGCCCTCGGACCTGAACGAGGAGCAGCGCGAGGCGCTCGAGGCGTTCGCCGAGGCCGGCGGCGAGGATATCGAGGTCAAGAAGGGGTTCTTCGAGAAGATCGAGAGCTTCTTCTGA
- the dnaK gene encoding molecular chaperone DnaK: MASNKIIGIDLGTTNSAFAVMEGGDPEIIVNSEGNRTTPSVVAFTDDGERLVGKPAKNQAIQNPERTIASIKRHMGEDDYTVEIDGEDYTPEEISAMILGKLKRDAEEYLGEEVEKAVITVPAYFSDRQRQATKDAGEIAGFEVERIINEPTAAAMAYGLDDDSDQTVLVYDLGGGTFDVSILDLGGGVYEVVATNGDNDLGGDDWDEAIIDWLADEFENDHGIDLREDRQALQRLKDAAEEAKIELSSRKETEINLPFITATDDGPIHLEKSMTRAKFENLTGDLIDRTVEPTEQALEDASYDKDDIDEVLLVGGSTRMPQVKEKVAELIGQEPKKNVNPDEAVALGAAIQGGVLGGEVDDIVLLDVTPLSLGIEVKGGLFERLIEKNTTIPTEESKIFTTAADNQTSVQVRVFQGEREMAEDNELLGEFHLTGIPPAPAGTPQIEVTFSIDENGIVNVSAEDKGSGNREDITIEGGAGLSDAEIDQMQAEAEEHAEEDRKRRERIEAKNNAEATLQRAETLLEENEDAVDDDLRETIEAEMDEVEAVISDDDASKDEIEAAAESLSKELQEIGKQMYEGAAAANGGAGAAGAGPGGAAGGAAPGGDAAEDDEEYVDADFEDVEDEPAEDDEE, encoded by the coding sequence ATGGCGAGCAACAAGATAATCGGAATCGACCTTGGGACGACCAACTCCGCGTTCGCGGTGATGGAAGGTGGCGACCCCGAGATCATCGTCAACAGCGAGGGCAACCGGACGACGCCCTCCGTCGTCGCGTTCACCGACGACGGCGAGCGACTCGTCGGGAAACCGGCGAAGAACCAGGCCATCCAGAACCCCGAGCGCACCATCGCGTCCATCAAGCGGCACATGGGCGAGGACGACTACACCGTCGAGATCGACGGCGAGGACTACACGCCCGAGGAGATCTCGGCGATGATCCTCGGGAAGCTCAAGCGCGACGCCGAGGAGTACCTCGGCGAGGAGGTCGAGAAGGCGGTCATCACGGTGCCGGCGTACTTCAGCGACCGCCAGCGCCAGGCGACCAAGGACGCCGGCGAGATCGCCGGCTTCGAGGTCGAGCGCATCATCAACGAGCCGACCGCCGCCGCGATGGCGTACGGGCTCGACGACGACTCCGACCAGACCGTGCTCGTCTACGACCTCGGTGGGGGCACGTTCGACGTCTCCATCCTCGACCTCGGTGGCGGCGTCTACGAGGTCGTCGCGACGAACGGTGACAACGACCTCGGTGGCGACGACTGGGACGAGGCCATCATCGACTGGCTCGCCGACGAGTTCGAGAACGACCACGGCATCGACCTCCGCGAGGACCGCCAGGCGCTCCAGCGGCTCAAGGACGCCGCCGAGGAGGCGAAGATCGAGCTCTCCAGCCGGAAGGAGACGGAGATCAACCTCCCCTTCATCACGGCGACCGACGACGGCCCCATCCACCTGGAGAAGTCGATGACGCGGGCGAAGTTCGAGAACCTCACGGGCGACCTCATCGACCGCACGGTCGAGCCGACCGAGCAGGCGCTCGAGGACGCGAGCTACGACAAGGACGACATCGACGAGGTGCTGCTCGTCGGCGGCTCCACCCGGATGCCCCAGGTCAAGGAGAAGGTCGCGGAGCTCATCGGCCAGGAGCCGAAGAAGAACGTCAACCCCGACGAGGCGGTCGCGCTGGGCGCGGCCATCCAGGGCGGCGTGCTCGGCGGCGAGGTCGACGACATCGTCCTGCTCGACGTGACGCCGCTCAGCCTCGGTATCGAGGTCAAGGGCGGCCTGTTCGAGCGTCTCATCGAGAAGAACACGACCATCCCGACCGAGGAGTCGAAGATCTTCACCACGGCCGCGGACAACCAGACGTCCGTGCAGGTCCGCGTGTTCCAGGGTGAGCGCGAGATGGCCGAGGACAACGAGCTGCTCGGCGAGTTCCACCTGACCGGCATCCCGCCGGCACCGGCCGGAACGCCGCAGATCGAGGTCACGTTCAGCATCGACGAGAACGGCATCGTCAACGTCTCCGCCGAGGACAAGGGCTCGGGCAACCGCGAGGACATCACCATCGAGGGTGGTGCGGGCCTCTCGGACGCCGAGATCGACCAGATGCAGGCCGAGGCCGAGGAGCACGCCGAGGAGGACCGCAAGCGCCGCGAGCGCATCGAGGCGAAGAACAACGCCGAGGCGACGCTCCAGCGCGCCGAGACGCTGCTCGAGGAGAACGAGGACGCCGTCGACGACGACCTCCGCGAGACCATCGAGGCCGAGATGGACGAGGTCGAGGCGGTCATCTCCGACGACGACGCCAGCAAGGACGAGATCGAGGCCGCCGCGGAGTCGCTCTCGAAGGAGTTGCAGGAGATCGGCAAGCAGATGTACGAGGGCGCGGCGGCCGCCAACGGCGGCGCTGGCGCGGCCGGAGCAGGGCCGGGCGGCGCGGCCGGCGGTGCGGCCCCCGGCGGTGACGCGGCCGAGGACGACGAGGAGTACGTCGACGCCGACTTCGAGGACGTGGAGGACGAGCCGGCCGAAGACGACGAGGAGTAG